In Polyodon spathula isolate WHYD16114869_AA chromosome 47, ASM1765450v1, whole genome shotgun sequence, a single window of DNA contains:
- the ahnak gene encoding neuroblast differentiation-associated protein AHNAK, producing the protein MAEEEGPREVLFPQWMGAAQHGLTIEGSEGEVFVKEVKQESSAAKTGKVRQGDQIVGATIYFDNMSSEETAELLKTLNRHTVGLKLQRKGGDKSPCRSPRGEGPSRDVGASFDRYGPSSPDIVLSGDDEDYRRIYTKKIKPRLKSEDLAESSGVEVQTERHGGTVTTVTRKITTYTVDVPGPEHHDITSPEFKVKVPRHDGSESSEMGIRYGSGAQVRIPHGFTIGGESGESGTTVTRMLGSTETHWGAGAKGGGDIRGPKIEIRTSTGTADSGTNVEGSYEKSVEFRVPGFSESTLREPGVKLDGSLGALSGGTVTTETYTYRSKGVEVPSADVMGSGFSGQGVDRKLETSRMEFKGPSIDVPKTPPVSVSGFDLNGKGAGGFTVSAPKLEGDVKGPKVDIKAPTIKTSVGGGGVKMPAVEIKAPSGDIKGGVQGAGLSMPHVDLSGQKVSAPDVDVNLKGAEISAPKISGDIKAPAVDVKAPGINIEMSGVKLDAKTPKVGFSGPEIKGPDFSTSLPKADINVPKMSLDASSVSGPGVSVPGFDVTGANLQGDIKAPTLDIQAPGVNVQTPGIDVGGFEGSFKGKLPSSKGPSVSIEAAGVDIREPEGGFKMPRLPKFGISGPTIESPDVDVKVPKGSVEVKGPQIDIKTPGVDIEGPSGKMKGPGFKMPDFDVNLKGPKVKGDVDVSVPKVEGDFKGPKVDIDAPDVDIEGPEGGFKMPKIKMPTFGIKGPKVEGPDVDVNLPKGDVNIKGPKIEGDLKAPKVDIKAPDVDIELPSGKVKGPGFKMPSVSGPNVSIPSLDFNLKGPKVKGDVDVSVPKIEGDLKGPKIEGDLKGPKIKGDLKGPQVDIGHPDIDIKGPDGKIKGPGFKMPTISGPDLKMPSLDFNLKGPKVKGDVDVSVPKVEGDFKGPKVDIDAPDVDIEGPEGGFKMPKIKMPTFGIKGPKVEGPDVNVNLPKGDVNIKGPKIEGDLKAPKMDIKAPDVDIELPSGKVKGPGFKMPSVSGPNVSIPSLDFNLKGPKVKGDVDVSVPKIEGDLKGPKIEGDFKGPQVDIGHPDIDIKGPDGKIKGPGFKMPTISGPDLKMPSLDFNLKGPKVKGDVDVSVPKIEGDLKGPKIDIESPDIDIKGPEGKIKGPGFKMPTISGPNIKMPSMDFNLKGPKVKGDMDVSVPKIEGDLKGPKVDIDAPDVDIEGPEGGFKMPKFKMPKFGFKGPKVEGPDVDVNLPKGDIDIKGPKIDIDTPDIDIEGPEGKIKGNETFLKTDRRVRDYLPQRRASH; encoded by the exons aTGGCTGAAGAGGAGGGCCCGCGGGAGGTCCTGTTCCCTCAGTGGATGGGGGCTGCCCAGCACGGCCTCACTATCGAGGGCAGCGAGGGGGAGGTCTTCGTCAAGGAAGTGAAGCAAGAGTCGTCCGCCGCCAAAACAGGGAAAGTGCGCCAAG GTGACCAGATCGTCGGCGCTACCATCTACTTCGACAACATGAGCTCTGAGGAGACGGCGGAACTACTGAAGACCCTCAACCGGCACACGGTGGGCCTGAAACTGCAGCGCAAAGGCGGGGACAAGTCCCCCTGCCGGTCCCCTAGAGGAGAGGGGCCGTCCCGTGACGTGGGGGCCAGCTTCGACCGCTATGGGCCATCCAGCCCAGACATCGTCCTG AGTGGCGACGACGAGGACTACAGAAGGATCTACACAAAGAAAATCAAACCGCGCCTTAAGTCGGAGGACCTGGCGGAGAGCAGCGGTGTGGAGGTGCAGACGGAGCGGCATGGCGGGACCGTCACCACGGTGACGCGCAAAATAACCACCTACACCGTGGACGTGCCGGGACCGGAGCACCACGACATCACCAGCCCAGAGTTCAAAGTCAAAGTTCCGCGGCACGACGGCTCAGAATCGTCAGAGATGGGCATTCGGTACGGATCGGGAGCGCAGGTCAGAATTCCACACGGCTTCACTATCGGAGGGGAGTCTGGAGAATCTGGCACGACCGTCACTAGGATGCTGGGGTCCACAGAGACACACTGGGGAGCAGGAGCAAAAGGAGGAGGAGATATCCGAGGACCCAAGATAGAGATCAGGACCTCAACCGGCACCGCTGACTCGGGAACGAACGTGGAAGGCTCTTACGAGAAATCTGTGGAGTTCCGAGTTCCCGGGTTTTCGGAATCGACACTGCGAGAACCGGGTGTGAAGCTGGACGGCAGTCTGGGAGCACTCTCGGGAGGCACTGTCACTACAGAGACTTACACCTACAGGAGCAAAGGCGTGGAGGTACCTTCAGCGGACGTGATGGGGTCCGGCTTTTCGGGACAAGGGGTTGACAGGAAGCTGGAAACTTCCAGGATGGAATTCAAGGGTCCCAGCATCGACGTGCCGAAGACGCCTCCCGTTAGCGTCTCGGGCTTCGACCTCAATGGGAAAGGAGCAGGAGGCTTCACTGTGTCGGCCCCAAAACTGGAAGGAGACGTCAAAGGCCCCAAAGTAGACATCAAAGCCCCGACAATTAAAACTTCAGTCGGGGGCGGAGGTGTTAAAATGCCTGCCGTTGAGATCAAAGCCCCAAGCGGTGACATCAAAGGTGGGGTCCAAGGGGCTGGCCTGTCCATGCCGCATGTGGACCTTTCGGGACAGAAGGTCTCGGCACCAGACGTGGACGTTAACCTGAAAGGGGCCGAAATCTCTGCTCCTAAAATATCGGGGGATATCAAGGCACCCGCAGTAGACGTCAAAGCGCCCGGAATCAACATCGAAATGTCCGGAGTGAAATTGGATGCAAAGACCCCCAAAGTCGGATTCTCTGGCCCTGAAATCAAAGGGCCTGATTTTAGCACAAGCCTGCCGAAAGCTGACATCAATGTTCCAAAGATGAGCCTGGACGCTTCGTCTGTTTCAGGACCTGGTGTCTCCGTCCCTGGCTTTGACGTCACAGGAGCCAATCTTCAGGGAGACATCAAAGCTCCAACATTAGACATCCAAGCCCCTGGTGTAAATGTCCAGACACCAGGCATTGACGTCGGAGGCTTTGAAGGGAGTTTCAAAGGAAAGCTGCCCAGCAGCAAAGGTCCGAGTGTGAGCATCGAGGCTGCAGGCGTTGACATCAGAGAACCAGAAGGAGGGTTTAAAATGCCTAGACTGCCCAAGTTTGGAATTTCTGGTCCCACAATTGAAAGCCCTGATGTGGATGTGAAGGTGCCTAAAGGCAGCGTTGAGGTCAAAGGGCCACAGATAGACATTAAAACACCAGGTGTTGACATTGAGGGTCCAAGTGGAAAGATGAAGGGGCCCGGATTCAAGATGCCTGATTTTGATGTGAATCTGAAAGGGCCGAAGGTGAAGGGAGATGTGGATGTTTCAGTGCCAAAGGTAGAAGGTGACTTCAAAGGGCCGAAGGTAGATATTGATGCTCCAGATGTTGACATTGAAGGACCAGAAGGAGGATTCAAAATGCCAAAAATCAAAATGCCCACATTTGGAATCAAAGGTCCTAAAGTTGAAGGCCCAGATGTAGATGTTAATCTACCCAAAGGAGATGTTAACATCAAAGGGCCAAAGATAGAAGGTGACCTCAAAGCTCCGAAAGTGGACATCAAAGCTCCAGATGTTGATATAGAGCTACCTAGTGGAAAGGTGAAAGGTCCCGGATTCAAGATGCCGTCAGTGTCAGGACCCAATGTATCAATCCCAAGTCTGGACTTCAATCTGAAAGGACCGAAGGTGAAGGGAGATGTGGACGTTTCAGTGCCAAAGATAGAAGGTGACCTCAAAGGGCCAAAGATAGAAGGTGACCTCAAAGGGCCAAAGATAAAAGGTGACCTCAAAGGGCCACAGGTTGACATTGGACATCCAGATATTGACATTAAGGGCCCTGACGGCAAGATTAAGGGTCCTGGGTTCAAGATGCCAACCATTTCTGGACCAGATCTAAAAATGCCTAGTCTGGACTTCAATCTGAAAGGGCCGAAGGTGAAGGGAGATGTGGATGTTTCAGTGCCAAAGGTAGAAGGTGACTTCAAAGGACCGAAGGTAGATATTGATGCTCCAGATGTTGACATTGAAGGACCAGAAGGAGGATTCAAAATGCCAAAAATCAAAATGCCCACATTTGGAATCAAAGGTCCTAAAGTTGAAGGCCCAGATGTAAATGTTAATCTACCCAAAGGAGATGTTAACATCAAAGGGCCAAAGATAGAAGGTGACCTCAAAGCTCCGAAAATGGACATCAAAGCTCCAGATGTTGATATAGAGCTACCTAGTGGAAAGGTGAAAGGTCCCGGATTCAAGATGCCGTCAGTGTCAGGACCCAATGTATCAATCCCAAGTCTGGACTTCAATCTGAAAGGACCGAAGGTGAAGGGAGATGTGGACGTTTCAGTGCCAAAGATAGAAGGTGACCTCAAAGGGCCAAAGATAGAAGGTGACTTCAAAGGGCCACAGGTTGACATTGGACATCCAGATATTGACATTAAGGGCCCTGACGGCAAGATTAAGGGTCCTGGGTTCAAGATGCCAACCATTTCTGGACCAGATCTAAAAATGCCTAGTCTGGACTTCAATCTGAAAGGGCCGAAGGTGAAGGGAGATGTGGACGTTTCAGTGCCAAAGATAGAAG GTGACCTCAAAGGGCCAAAAATAGACATTGAATCTCCTGACATTGACATTAAGGGCCCTGAAGGCAAAATCAAGGGTCCCGGATTCAAGATGCCAACCATTTCTGGACCCAACATCAAA ATGCCAAGTATGGATTTCAATCTGAAAGGAccgaag GTGAAGGGAGATATGGATGTTTCAGTTCCAAAGATAGAAGGTGACCTCAAAGGGCCGAAGGTAGATATTGATGCTCCAGATGTTGACATTGAAGGACCAGAAGGGGGATTCAAAATGCCCAAATTCAAAATGCCCAAGTTTGGGTTCAAAGGTCCTAAAGTTGAAGGCCCAGATGTAGATGTGAATCTACCCAAAGGCGATATTGATATCAAAGGGCCAAAGATAGACATTGACACACCTGATATTGACATTGAAGGCCCTGAAGGAAAAATCAAGG GGAACGAGACGTTCCTGAAAACGGACCGGCGTGTCAGAGATTACCTTCCCCAGCGGCGCGCCTCACACTGA
- the LOC121306320 gene encoding seipin-like produces the protein MGVTVGPALLWLQDALTQSLSRARRTLLQAAVLLCVLVLLLWGSIFLYGSFYYSYMPTVSHESPVHYSYRTDCDSSSVGLCSFPSANVSLIKNGRDKVMVYGQPYRISLEMEMPESPVNQELGMFLIQMSCYTHGGRTISTTTRSAMLHYKSSLLQSLDTLVFSPLLLMLHYRSGYYVPTVGAVIEIQSRRAQLYAARLRIHAHFTGIRYLLYNFPVTSAVIGVASNFAFLSVIVLFSYLQFIWGGVWPQDPIGVQVNLGPGTLLQQRREEARQRIGAQRAPAPAPETTGLASTGDDVTTERPARGKEELEAEGEEPAEGEEPLETIGSLNEEADLPYNESDSSALDPSTEEAPVLLDASSLEEEEEGGRGGVAEAATMETGLRQRHGGCMSF, from the exons ATGGGAGTGACGGTGGGGCCTGCGCTGCTCTGGCTGCAGGACGCCCTGACCCAGTCCCTGAGCCGGGCCCGTCGCACCCTCCTGCAGGCGGCcgtgctgctgtgtgtgctggtgctgctgctctgGGGCTCCATCTTCCTCTACGGCAGCTTCTACTACTCCTACATGCCCACGGTGAGCCACGAGAGCCCGGTCCACTACTCCTACAG gACAGACTGTGACTCCTCCAGCGTGGGTCTCTGCTCCTTCCCGTCCGCCAACGTCTCCCTGATCAAGAACGGACGAGACAAG GTGATGGTCTATGGCCAGCCCTATCGGATCTCCCTGGAGATGGAAATGCCGGAGTCTCCTGTGAATCAGGAGCTGGGAATGTTCCTGATCCAAATGTCCTGCTACACCCACGGGGGCCGGACCATCTCCACCACGACCCGCTCC GCTATGCTTCATTACAAGTCCTCGTTGCTCCAGTCTCTCGACACGCTCGtgttctctcctctcctcctgatgCTTCATTACAGGTCCGGATAC taTGTTCCCACAGTCGGAGCCGTGATTGAGATTCAGTCTCGTCGGGCTCAGCTCTACGCAGCCCGGCTCCGAATTCACGCACACTTCACTGGGATCAG GTATCTCCTCTATAACTTCCCTGTGACTTCAGCAGTGATCGGAGTTGCCAGTAACTTTGCCTTCCTGAGTGTCATCGTGCTGTTCAGCTATCTGCAGTTCATCTGGGGCGGGGTCTGGCCTCAGGATCCAATCGGAGTGCAG GTGAATCTGGGTCCCGGGACTCTCCTACAGCAGAGGAGGGAGGAGGCGAGGCAGCGGATTGGAGCACAGAGAGCTCCGG CTCCCGCCCCCGAGACCACGGGATTGGCTAGCACAGGTGATGATGTCACCACAGAAAGACCAGCGCGGGGGAAAG AGGAACTGGAGGCTGAGGGGGAGGAGCCTGCTGAGGGGGAGGAGCCTCTGGAGACCATTGGCTCTCTGAATGAAGAGGCGGACTTGCCATATAATGAGAGCGACTCCTCGG CTCTTGATCCATCGACAGAGGAGGCGCCCGTCCTTCTGGACGCGAGCTcattggaggaggaggaggagggggggcgTGGGGGCGTGGCTGAGGCTGCTACCATGGAGACGGGGCTGAGACAGCGTCACGGAGGCTGCATGAGCTTCTAA